Proteins encoded by one window of Psychrobacillus sp. FSL K6-2836:
- a CDS encoding DUF421 domain-containing protein — protein MPEWLDVALRSVMFVIFLFFVTKVLGKKQIAQLSFFEYVTGITIGSIAAESIMGLDGNMFLGLLGIGIVSLIPFLGGLISLKSKKFRDFTEGKGTIFIKDGKVMEDNLKKERYTVDELLELLRNKDVFQVSDVQFAILEATGDLSVMLKKENQPLTPKDLNMKVASIKEPQTVIMDGKILDEPLATIGHSRGWLKTEIEKLGVTIENVFIGQVNSYGELTVDVFDDKLQVPSPQERPLMLSTMKKCQADLELFALATEDKDAKQLFVKNSEKLQKAIDQVTYILKS, from the coding sequence ATGCCTGAATGGCTAGATGTCGCGCTTCGATCAGTAATGTTTGTCATTTTTCTTTTTTTCGTTACCAAGGTACTAGGTAAAAAACAAATAGCTCAACTTTCTTTCTTTGAATATGTAACTGGAATAACCATTGGAAGCATAGCAGCAGAAAGTATCATGGGATTAGATGGAAACATGTTTTTAGGATTGTTAGGGATTGGAATCGTTTCATTGATCCCATTTTTAGGTGGTCTTATTTCTTTAAAAAGTAAAAAGTTTCGCGATTTTACAGAAGGCAAGGGGACTATATTCATCAAAGACGGAAAAGTTATGGAAGATAATTTGAAGAAGGAAAGATATACTGTGGACGAATTGTTAGAACTACTTCGGAATAAGGATGTCTTCCAGGTGTCTGATGTGCAATTTGCGATTTTAGAGGCAACAGGTGATTTATCTGTCATGCTGAAGAAAGAGAACCAACCTTTAACACCAAAGGATTTAAACATGAAAGTAGCTTCAATTAAGGAACCTCAGACTGTCATTATGGATGGCAAGATTTTGGATGAACCACTTGCCACCATTGGGCATAGTCGGGGGTGGTTAAAGACAGAAATAGAAAAACTAGGGGTTACAATTGAAAACGTATTTATTGGTCAAGTAAATTCTTATGGGGAATTAACGGTTGATGTTTTTGATGATAAGCTACAAGTTCCATCTCCGCAGGAAAGGCCTTTAATGCTTTCAACGATGAAAAAATGCCAAGCGGACTTAGAATTATTTGCGCTTGCAACAGAAGATAAGGATGCTAAGCAGCTATTTGTAAAAAACAGTGAAAAACTGCAAAAAGCAATTGATCAAGTTACCTATATTTTAAAAAGTTGA
- a CDS encoding DUF1657 domain-containing protein, giving the protein MTVVSDVKQCLASLKGVEASLSNLAERTQDNESKQTIHETMMVVSEIVTDLNKRVGELENEEYQYKGF; this is encoded by the coding sequence ATGACTGTAGTGTCGGATGTAAAACAATGTCTAGCTAGTCTCAAAGGAGTAGAAGCTAGCCTATCCAATTTAGCAGAACGTACACAAGATAATGAATCAAAACAAACCATACATGAAACGATGATGGTAGTAAGCGAAATAGTGACAGATTTGAATAAAAGGGTTGGAGAATTGGAAAATGAAGAATATCAATATAAAGGTTTTTAA
- the spoVAE gene encoding stage V sporulation protein AE, which translates to MIFFWAFVVGGLICVIGQIMFDVFKLTPAHTLSTLVVSGAILDGVGLYEPLIDFAGAGATVPITSFGNSLVHGAMAEAEKHGLVGVLTGMFEVTSSGISSAIVFGMIGALFFKPKG; encoded by the coding sequence ATGATCTTTTTTTGGGCTTTTGTTGTTGGTGGCTTGATTTGTGTAATAGGTCAAATTATGTTTGATGTGTTTAAACTAACACCAGCACATACGTTAAGTACCCTTGTAGTGTCTGGTGCCATTTTAGATGGGGTAGGTTTATATGAACCATTGATTGATTTTGCTGGTGCAGGAGCTACCGTACCAATTACAAGCTTTGGTAATTCACTGGTACATGGGGCGATGGCAGAAGCTGAAAAACACGGCTTAGTTGGGGTACTCACTGGGATGTTCGAAGTGACAAGTTCCGGTATTTCATCTGCCATTGTTTTCGGCATGATTGGTGCATTATTTTTTAAACCAAAGGGATGA
- the spoVAD gene encoding stage V sporulation protein AD: MLAGHRTWIFDQKPVIISTGTVGGPFEADGAIADDFDLLHSDLWLAQDSYEKAHKILFEEACQKALEKGEIQKEQVQFLLAGDLINQITPTSFASRTIGAPYFGLFGACSTSMEGLALGAYIINTNGAKYILTGASSHNTAVEKQFRYPTEYGGQKPPTAQWTVTGAGAALLSNTGEGPRVTSATIGRVIDMGLTDPFNMGGAMAPAAVDTIEAHLKERNVDPSYYDLIVTGDLGKIGHEASLEIFKKHGTPITEEQYQDCGLMIYREGQPVLAGASGAGCSATVVYGHLLNRMKKGEFKRMLVVATGALLSPLTFQQNETIPCIAHAVSIEYGGEE, from the coding sequence ATGTTAGCAGGTCATCGTACATGGATCTTTGATCAAAAACCAGTAATTATTTCCACTGGAACAGTCGGAGGGCCATTCGAAGCAGATGGAGCTATAGCAGATGATTTTGATCTTCTGCATTCCGATTTGTGGCTCGCGCAAGATTCATATGAAAAAGCACATAAAATACTTTTTGAAGAAGCCTGTCAAAAAGCACTCGAAAAAGGAGAAATTCAAAAGGAACAAGTTCAATTTCTACTAGCTGGTGATCTGATTAACCAAATTACCCCTACAAGTTTCGCAAGTCGAACGATTGGAGCCCCTTATTTCGGTTTGTTTGGAGCCTGTTCAACATCTATGGAAGGATTGGCTCTAGGTGCCTATATCATTAACACAAATGGGGCTAAATATATATTAACAGGAGCTTCCAGTCATAACACGGCCGTTGAAAAACAGTTTCGCTATCCGACTGAATATGGTGGACAAAAACCGCCTACTGCACAATGGACAGTAACGGGTGCAGGGGCTGCTTTGTTAAGTAATACCGGGGAAGGACCACGTGTAACTTCTGCCACGATAGGCCGCGTCATTGATATGGGGTTGACAGATCCTTTTAATATGGGAGGGGCTATGGCACCCGCTGCGGTTGATACCATCGAAGCGCATTTAAAGGAACGAAACGTTGATCCCTCTTATTATGACTTAATCGTAACAGGTGACCTTGGCAAAATAGGGCATGAAGCATCGCTTGAAATATTCAAAAAGCATGGAACCCCTATCACGGAAGAACAATACCAGGATTGTGGACTCATGATTTATCGGGAAGGACAGCCGGTTTTGGCAGGAGCCAGTGGTGCGGGTTGCTCAGCAACCGTAGTATATGGCCATTTATTAAATCGCATGAAAAAAGGTGAATTTAAAAGAATGTTAGTGGTAGCTACAGGTGCTCTACTATCACCGCTAACCTTCCAGCAAAACGAAACAATTCCTTGTATTGCTCATGCGGTATCGATTGAATACGGGGGGGAAGAATAG
- the spoVAC gene encoding stage V sporulation protein AC — protein sequence MSNNKKKQLTPVQQEYQELQKKHETKRPVVRNCIKAFLVGGLICLIGQLISTFYIYYFDFTDQTAGNPTVGTLVFIAMLLTGFGVYDRIAQFGGAGTAVPVTGFGNAIISAAIEHRTEGFVLGVGGNMFKLAGSVILFGVFSAFIISLIKTIFIQWGGL from the coding sequence ATGTCGAATAATAAAAAGAAGCAATTAACACCAGTGCAACAGGAATACCAAGAACTTCAAAAGAAACACGAAACAAAAAGACCAGTAGTTCGAAATTGCATAAAAGCTTTTTTAGTCGGTGGTCTTATCTGTCTAATCGGTCAGCTAATTTCAACATTTTATATTTATTATTTTGATTTTACCGATCAAACAGCAGGTAATCCAACGGTGGGAACTTTAGTTTTTATTGCGATGCTTCTTACAGGATTTGGAGTTTATGATAGAATCGCACAATTTGGAGGGGCGGGGACTGCTGTTCCAGTTACTGGATTTGGAAATGCTATTATATCTGCTGCTATTGAACACCGGACAGAAGGATTTGTATTAGGGGTAGGTGGTAATATGTTTAAACTTGCCGGTTCGGTAATTCTGTTTGGCGTATTTTCTGCATTTATCATTTCTTTGATTAAAACAATCTTTATACAGTGGGGTGGTTTGTAA
- a CDS encoding YhcN/YlaJ family sporulation lipoprotein has translation MISKIKNVKVGLLILMVIGLCTGCNGNQDQDANEDLNVSQVSKPISQSVANQAIENVSMEEEISDVMAVNSDKELLVAIKVKQFDRFQLKKIEKNIKSDLEKRYPDYSILVSADLKMYFELVKLDEKLQKNTLGMKNLEKDIKKIKSLMKEQS, from the coding sequence ATGATATCCAAAATAAAAAATGTGAAAGTTGGTCTTTTAATATTAATGGTTATCGGATTATGCACAGGTTGTAATGGAAATCAGGATCAGGATGCCAATGAGGATTTGAATGTTTCACAGGTGAGTAAGCCAATCAGTCAATCCGTTGCCAATCAAGCTATAGAAAACGTCAGCATGGAAGAGGAAATTTCAGATGTGATGGCAGTGAATTCAGATAAAGAGCTATTAGTAGCCATAAAAGTAAAACAATTTGATCGTTTTCAGTTAAAAAAAATTGAGAAGAACATAAAATCAGATCTGGAAAAACGGTACCCAGATTATTCAATCTTAGTTTCAGCCGATCTAAAAATGTATTTTGAACTTGTTAAACTAGACGAAAAACTTCAAAAGAATACTTTGGGTATGAAGAACTTAGAAAAAGATATAAAAAAGATTAAAAGTCTCATGAAAGAACAATCGTAG
- a CDS encoding DUF1657 domain-containing protein: MTVVNDVKTVLAGLKTAQASFETFALSTDNQQAKSLYQDAAIKTQAIVDSVEPRLQEIQQEEPQYREE, translated from the coding sequence ATGACGGTAGTAAACGACGTTAAGACTGTTCTGGCGGGATTGAAAACTGCTCAAGCTAGCTTTGAAACATTTGCTTTAAGTACAGATAATCAGCAAGCGAAATCGCTTTATCAAGATGCTGCTATCAAAACCCAAGCTATTGTAGACAGTGTTGAACCACGTCTTCAAGAAATTCAACAAGAAGAACCTCAGTACAGAGAGGAATAA
- the yhfH gene encoding protein YhfH, whose product MPAKFYRNLPKKEYRECGCEIKEQHKSYLYECEHCMRTHEE is encoded by the coding sequence TTGCCAGCCAAATTTTACCGAAACTTACCGAAAAAAGAATATCGTGAATGCGGATGTGAAATTAAAGAACAACATAAATCATATCTATACGAATGTGAGCACTGTATGCGTACACATGAAGAGTAG
- a CDS encoding IS110 family transposase, protein MHSKMNNKINQVTENTLVVGMDIAKRVHYACFVDERGRVIEKAFAVHQSKEGFESLYKKIRLTMKETQKTEVVVGIEPTGHYWMNLAYFLDQYGIPLVMVNPMHVKRSKELDDNLPTKHDKKDALVIARLVKDGRFSYPRLLKDIDAELRIGSTLRSKLTEDLSSIKNRIIRWLDRYFPEFTQVFPSFGKMALATLEKTPLPKDIERKTAEQLVFLYRQVEGMRVPQLPKAQLLIEAAIKSIGLTEGTEMARREIATLLRQYRLLESEIESLNNQLAEMAKMTMEYDLLASVPGLGDATIVDLLSEVGSFSLYDNPRQLIKLAGLTLRENSSGQHKGQKHISKRGRKRLRYILFKVIVPLIRHNEAFKQLHEYYTTRQQNPLRGKQSMVVLCGKLLKVLHGICKKKVRFNEKHMMKDLYCLAEAA, encoded by the coding sequence ATGCATTCTAAAATGAATAACAAAATTAATCAAGTGACTGAAAATACACTCGTCGTTGGCATGGACATTGCGAAGCGTGTGCATTACGCCTGTTTCGTCGATGAAAGAGGACGCGTGATAGAAAAAGCATTTGCGGTACATCAATCAAAAGAAGGTTTCGAAAGTTTGTATAAAAAGATTCGATTAACGATGAAAGAAACTCAGAAGACAGAAGTAGTTGTTGGAATTGAACCTACGGGTCACTATTGGATGAATTTAGCGTATTTCTTAGATCAATATGGAATTCCACTCGTCATGGTCAATCCAATGCACGTCAAACGTTCTAAAGAACTGGACGATAATTTACCGACCAAGCATGATAAAAAAGATGCGCTAGTCATCGCTCGTTTAGTGAAAGATGGACGTTTTAGTTATCCACGTTTATTAAAAGACATAGATGCTGAATTGCGTATTGGTTCTACCCTTCGTTCCAAATTAACGGAGGACCTATCAAGTATTAAAAATCGAATCATTCGTTGGTTGGATCGTTACTTTCCAGAGTTTACTCAAGTCTTTCCGTCTTTTGGGAAGATGGCACTTGCCACGCTGGAAAAGACTCCGTTGCCAAAGGATATTGAACGGAAAACCGCTGAACAGCTTGTGTTTCTCTACCGTCAGGTAGAGGGAATGAGAGTTCCACAGTTACCTAAAGCACAGCTTCTCATTGAGGCTGCGATAAAATCTATTGGACTGACAGAAGGAACAGAGATGGCCCGACGTGAAATCGCCACGCTCCTACGTCAGTATCGCTTATTAGAAAGCGAAATTGAATCTTTAAACAATCAACTAGCCGAAATGGCTAAAATGACTATGGAATATGACCTACTTGCATCGGTTCCAGGTTTAGGAGATGCGACGATTGTTGATTTACTTTCAGAAGTAGGAAGCTTTTCACTTTATGATAATCCACGCCAACTCATCAAACTAGCGGGATTAACATTACGTGAAAACTCATCTGGTCAGCATAAGGGGCAAAAACATATCTCCAAACGAGGAAGAAAAAGACTTAGATATATTCTTTTCAAAGTAATAGTACCACTCATTCGTCACAACGAAGCTTTCAAGCAACTTCATGAATATTACACCACACGCCAACAAAATCCCTTACGTGGAAAGCAATCAATGGTGGTATTGTGTGGTAAATTACTGAAGGTATTACATGGTATTTGTAAAAAGAAAGTCCGTTTTAACGAGAAACATATGATGAAAGACCTTTACTGTCTCGCAGAGGCAGCATAA
- a CDS encoding VOC family protein, whose product MIFEITNQVRVTDIQQGHKWYEILLNKKPDFIPHDGFVEWEILPGCWLQVAEGTPSEGSGPLRLGVTNIIAERDRLVKELGIENFEIFSREEVSAKWGSFTDPWGNQLGFFEYLDKKEENDRVKTILGI is encoded by the coding sequence ATGATTTTTGAAATAACTAATCAAGTCCGTGTTACTGATATTCAACAAGGACATAAGTGGTATGAAATTTTACTAAACAAAAAGCCTGATTTTATACCACACGATGGATTCGTCGAATGGGAAATCCTACCCGGTTGTTGGTTGCAAGTTGCTGAAGGAACTCCTTCGGAAGGTAGTGGACCTTTGCGTTTAGGGGTTACTAATATAATTGCTGAAAGAGATAGACTTGTAAAGGAGTTGGGAATTGAGAACTTTGAGATATTTTCTCGTGAAGAAGTCTCTGCAAAATGGGGGTCTTTCACTGACCCTTGGGGAAATCAACTGGGTTTCTTTGAGTATTTGGATAAGAAAGAAGAAAATGACCGTGTTAAAACGATTTTAGGAATTTAA
- a CDS encoding RNA polymerase sigma factor, translated as MSEDNLNHLSDGIRQIESQFKEKVEPFRSDLWRYCYRLTGSPWDAEDLVQDTMLKSLSILAKLYQPVKTKSYLFRIATNLWIDQLRKGNGRFTLSNYELLIEDKTTQNDFLVMENLELLIQQLTPIQYVSLLLADVFLFKGKEIAEILNSSESAVHTNLSRARSTLKQKEKGTIKERSSYIRELKPSETFKVMLKGLRNKDPNLIISVLDDNIVTDITHSSLEIGLEELKKNSLRDWKEVVDNQNVIVPHYIELWGRPVIVELEKKEDAQLYLNNIYFLEASNTKITYWKYYCFSWDLMNYAAAELNVKLNAKYFYHIF; from the coding sequence ATGAGTGAAGACAACCTTAACCATCTAAGTGATGGTATCAGACAAATTGAAAGTCAATTTAAAGAAAAAGTTGAACCGTTTCGTTCAGATTTGTGGCGATACTGTTATCGGCTTACCGGATCTCCTTGGGATGCAGAAGATTTAGTACAAGATACCATGCTGAAATCACTTTCAATCTTGGCAAAATTGTACCAGCCTGTTAAGACAAAATCTTATTTATTTCGGATTGCAACAAATCTCTGGATTGATCAACTAAGGAAGGGAAATGGCAGATTTACACTCTCTAACTATGAATTATTAATAGAGGATAAAACCACACAGAATGATTTTTTAGTAATGGAAAACTTGGAATTGCTTATACAACAACTTACCCCTATCCAATATGTTTCCTTACTATTAGCAGATGTATTTCTATTCAAAGGGAAAGAAATTGCAGAAATTTTAAATTCGAGTGAAAGTGCCGTACATACAAACTTAAGCAGGGCAAGGAGTACATTAAAACAAAAAGAAAAAGGAACAATCAAAGAAAGAAGCTCATACATAAGAGAATTAAAACCATCTGAAACGTTTAAAGTTATGCTGAAAGGGCTGCGAAATAAAGATCCTAATTTAATTATCTCTGTATTAGACGACAACATAGTAACCGACATTACACATTCCAGCTTGGAAATCGGGTTGGAAGAATTAAAGAAAAATTCTTTGAGGGATTGGAAAGAAGTTGTGGATAATCAGAACGTGATCGTTCCTCACTATATTGAATTATGGGGAAGGCCCGTCATTGTAGAATTGGAAAAGAAAGAAGATGCCCAATTATACTTGAACAACATCTACTTTTTGGAAGCGAGCAATACCAAGATAACATACTGGAAGTATTACTGTTTCTCATGGGATTTGATGAACTATGCTGCTGCTGAGTTGAACGTAAAATTAAATGCTAAATATTTTTATCACATTTTTTAA
- a CDS encoding VOC family protein — MTSPIRNQINTVFIHVKNLERSVEWYCRLLGQEYEPSEIIRPVYNLKINHFTGLTLDAGPEGEIKEVEALPYPLFNFHTDQIQDAYAYVEELNYEIASEIVQFDDFAFFTVLDPDKNTVMVCTG, encoded by the coding sequence ATGACTAGTCCAATTAGAAATCAAATAAACACAGTGTTTATCCATGTGAAAAATTTAGAGAGATCGGTCGAGTGGTATTGCCGTTTGCTCGGCCAGGAGTATGAACCTTCTGAAATTATAAGACCGGTTTACAATCTGAAAATCAATCATTTCACAGGATTGACTTTGGATGCAGGACCCGAAGGAGAAATAAAGGAAGTAGAGGCACTCCCCTATCCTTTGTTCAACTTTCATACGGATCAAATTCAGGATGCTTATGCATATGTGGAAGAACTGAATTATGAAATTGCTTCAGAAATTGTTCAATTTGATGATTTTGCATTTTTTACAGTTTTAGATCCGGACAAAAATACAGTGATGGTTTGTACAGGTTAA
- a CDS encoding recombinase family protein has protein sequence MSSYIYGYARVSTRQQELDRQLDLLKEYNCNEILTEKMSGTKSDRPELNRLKDKLRPGDVVIVESFSRLGRSTKDLIDLVNYFEEINVKLISIKEKFDMSTPQGKLMMTVFQAFSQFERDLIVQRTKEGLKSARARGRKGGRPQVNEKEIRKAINLYKTEQYSVKEIVEMTGISRATLYRYVEKEKIETR, from the coding sequence ATGAGTTCATACATTTACGGGTATGCCCGAGTGAGTACTCGGCAACAAGAATTGGATCGACAGTTAGATTTATTGAAGGAATACAATTGCAATGAAATCTTAACGGAGAAAATGTCTGGTACAAAATCAGATCGACCAGAGTTAAATCGGTTAAAAGACAAATTACGTCCTGGCGATGTGGTAATTGTGGAAAGCTTCTCACGATTAGGAAGAAGCACAAAGGATTTAATTGACTTGGTGAATTATTTCGAGGAAATCAATGTAAAGCTTATAAGTATTAAAGAAAAATTTGATATGTCTACTCCTCAGGGGAAATTGATGATGACAGTGTTCCAAGCATTTAGTCAGTTTGAACGTGATTTGATTGTGCAGCGTACAAAAGAAGGGTTAAAAAGTGCTCGGGCTCGTGGACGTAAAGGTGGTCGACCACAAGTCAATGAGAAAGAAATTAGAAAGGCTATTAACCTGTATAAAACCGAGCAATATAGTGTGAAGGAAATTGTTGAAATGACGGGTATTAGTAGAGCCACGTTGTATCGCTATGTAGAGAAAGAAAAAATAGAAACGAGATGA
- a CDS encoding Mu transposase C-terminal domain-containing protein translates to MNNEPAPLTSYSEEQRKTAVQKFRIIEPYLIGEKKLNTIVGETGFAKRTLHYWIKAYELYGLCGLIRQKRCDANHFKLEKEVVSEVEQLIYQYPKNSLTSIHRKICSICEEKQWQRPSYAQVYAIAKSLSSAAKTLATDGTKAYKNQYDLIYRREANYPNEFWQADHTLLDIVLMNEKGKDERPWLTIILDEYSRSIAGYFLSFQAPSAIQTALALHQAVWRKSHQDWSICGIPEHFYTDHGSDFTSKHLEQVAIDLKINLVFSTVGVPRGRGKIERFFLTVNQLFLQDLPGYIHNKKSEPLLSLHELDAKLETFIINVYHQRVHGTTKQEPMTRWNQSGFLPNMPESLEQLDLLLLKVAKARKVHSDGIHFQGLRYTEPNLAAFVGETVVIRYDPRDLAEIRVFYNDRYLCTAISPEIADYTVDLKEIVAARNNRKRTLQKQITPEKTVIEEIVESKQFETSSEKPKSNLKRYFNE, encoded by the coding sequence ATGAACAATGAACCAGCCCCGTTAACTTCTTATTCTGAAGAACAAAGAAAAACAGCTGTTCAAAAGTTTCGTATCATTGAGCCTTACTTGATTGGCGAAAAGAAGTTGAACACGATTGTTGGAGAGACTGGATTCGCTAAACGCACGCTTCATTATTGGATAAAAGCATATGAACTGTATGGATTATGCGGATTAATTCGCCAAAAACGTTGCGATGCCAATCACTTTAAACTGGAAAAAGAAGTAGTATCGGAAGTTGAGCAGTTGATTTACCAATATCCTAAAAACTCACTTACATCAATTCACCGTAAAATCTGTTCCATCTGTGAAGAAAAACAATGGCAGAGACCAAGTTATGCCCAAGTTTATGCAATAGCCAAATCTCTTTCATCAGCGGCCAAGACATTAGCTACTGACGGGACAAAAGCATATAAAAATCAATACGATTTAATCTATCGTCGAGAAGCCAATTACCCAAACGAGTTTTGGCAGGCCGATCACACATTATTAGATATTGTTTTAATGAATGAAAAAGGAAAAGATGAACGACCATGGCTAACAATCATTTTGGATGAGTACAGTAGATCAATTGCTGGTTATTTTTTATCCTTTCAGGCGCCTTCAGCCATTCAAACAGCTTTAGCCCTGCACCAAGCAGTATGGCGAAAGAGTCATCAAGATTGGAGCATTTGTGGTATTCCAGAACATTTTTATACAGACCATGGCAGTGATTTTACATCAAAGCATTTAGAGCAAGTTGCCATTGATTTAAAAATCAATCTTGTATTCTCGACTGTTGGTGTCCCAAGAGGTAGAGGGAAAATTGAACGCTTCTTTTTAACGGTGAATCAATTGTTTTTACAGGACTTGCCCGGTTATATACACAACAAAAAATCCGAACCCCTCCTCTCCCTACATGAACTAGATGCAAAACTAGAAACCTTTATAATCAATGTTTACCATCAACGTGTGCATGGAACGACAAAACAAGAGCCAATGACGCGATGGAACCAGTCTGGATTTTTGCCGAATATGCCAGAAAGCTTAGAGCAACTTGACTTATTATTATTAAAAGTTGCCAAAGCGAGAAAAGTACACTCAGACGGAATACACTTTCAAGGGCTAAGGTATACAGAACCGAATCTCGCTGCCTTTGTTGGGGAAACGGTTGTCATTCGTTACGATCCACGAGACCTTGCGGAAATAAGAGTATTTTATAATGACCGTTATTTATGTACAGCCATTTCACCTGAAATAGCCGATTACACAGTAGACTTAAAAGAGATTGTTGCGGCTAGAAACAACCGAAAACGCACGTTACAGAAACAAATCACACCTGAGAAAACAGTAATTGAAGAGATCGTTGAGTCTAAACAATTTGAAACAAGTTCAGAGAAACCAAAGTCAAACTTGAAGAGGTATTTCAATGAATAG
- a CDS encoding AAA family ATPase — MNSTQPFIETKEYKRFVEFCEACIKYKYIGICYGLPGVGKTLSSRHYSNWDYADRQINYKAGDKVRIDTDDRILNCHTLFYTAPAIRASKLTAELDILGAKLNLVKSKYNEKTYGIEKYTTNFYEGIHLIIVDEIDRLKLQDLEQLRDIYDQRNLAIVFIGMPGIEKRLARYPQLYSRIGFAHEFQKLSKDEMHHILEYKWDELDISIKKENFSDYEALTSIMKVTNGNFRLIHRLFTQMERILEINHLTSITSEVVEAARNSLVIGRK, encoded by the coding sequence ATGAATAGTACACAACCCTTTATTGAGACAAAAGAGTATAAACGGTTCGTGGAATTTTGTGAGGCCTGTATCAAGTATAAATATATAGGCATTTGCTATGGTCTGCCTGGTGTGGGAAAAACTCTATCTTCGAGACACTATTCAAATTGGGACTACGCTGATAGACAAATAAATTATAAAGCTGGCGACAAAGTAAGGATAGATACAGATGATCGGATACTAAACTGTCATACTCTTTTTTATACCGCGCCAGCTATTAGAGCATCCAAGTTAACTGCAGAACTTGATATACTAGGTGCTAAATTAAATTTGGTGAAGTCTAAATATAATGAAAAAACATATGGCATAGAAAAATATACAACAAATTTTTATGAAGGTATTCACTTGATTATTGTCGATGAAATTGATCGCTTAAAATTACAAGATTTAGAACAACTTCGTGATATCTATGATCAACGTAACCTAGCCATAGTATTCATTGGAATGCCAGGGATAGAAAAACGATTAGCACGTTACCCGCAACTTTACTCTCGCATTGGTTTTGCGCACGAATTTCAAAAGCTTAGTAAAGACGAGATGCACCATATCTTAGAATACAAATGGGATGAACTTGATATCTCTATTAAAAAAGAGAATTTCTCCGATTATGAGGCGCTCACAAGTATCATGAAAGTCACAAATGGAAATTTCAGACTCATTCATCGGCTATTTACTCAGATGGAACGTATTCTTGAAATCAATCACCTGACATCCATTACCTCAGAGGTCGTAGAAGCTGCACGAAATAGCTTAGTGATTGGACGTAAATAA
- a CDS encoding recombinase family protein, whose product MLIGYARVSTGLQNLDLQTDALTQHGCSKIFHDKMSGTKKQRPGLEEALEYAREGDTIVVWRLDRLGRNMQDLIQIVNTLNERGVTFHSLQENLTMDKSNATGQLMFHLFAAFAEFERNLIEERSAAGRAAARARGRLGGRPEKFGPKDIEMMKDLINGGTPIKDVAERWGVSRTTIYRYLERK is encoded by the coding sequence TTGTTAATTGGCTATGCACGTGTATCAACAGGATTACAAAATTTGGATTTACAGACGGATGCGTTAACGCAACATGGTTGTTCTAAAATTTTCCACGATAAAATGAGTGGGACAAAAAAACAACGACCTGGTTTGGAAGAAGCATTGGAGTATGCACGTGAAGGAGATACGATTGTTGTTTGGCGATTGGATCGATTGGGACGCAATATGCAGGATTTGATTCAGATTGTAAACACACTGAATGAGCGTGGTGTGACTTTCCATAGCTTGCAGGAAAATTTAACAATGGATAAAAGCAATGCAACAGGGCAATTGATGTTCCACTTATTCGCTGCCTTTGCAGAATTTGAACGGAATCTGATCGAAGAACGATCTGCAGCTGGTCGAGCAGCTGCAAGAGCACGTGGCCGTCTTGGTGGTCGGCCTGAGAAATTTGGACCGAAAGATATTGAAATGATGAAAGATCTTATTAATGGAGGTACACCAATCAAAGATGTGGCGGAAAGATGGGGTGTTTCCCGAACCACTATTTATCGCTATTTGGAACGTAAGTGA